The genomic region GGTCGAAGGCGGCACGAGCATTCACACGGCGTTCCTGCGGGCGGGGCTGGCCGACGAGATCAGGGTGGCCGTCGCGCCGATGCTGATCGGACAGGCGACGGCCCCGCGTTTCGTGAATCCCGCCGAATTCCCCGGCGGACCGGCTCGCCGGTTCCACCTGGAGGACGTCACGAAAGTCGGGGACGTCGCCGTGCTGCGCTACTTCCCGAAAGTCACTTCCGCACCAGCCTGACCGCCCCGAGGATCTGCTCGCGGCGGTAGACGGCGATCACCAGCGCCCACACCATGAAGACGAGCGGCATGGTCGCGTCGTCGATGCCACCGTTGGTCACGAGGAACATCTCGGTGAGCGCGGCGCCGGCCATGATCCCCGCCAGCGCCAGGGCCGCGAGCCCGCAGATGCGCGGGATCAGCAGTCCGAGCGCGGTGGCGATCTCCAGCACACCGGTGAAGTACCGGAACCACTGGCCGAAGCCGATGTCGTCGAACTTCGCGACGAACTGGTCGGTGAAGAGCGCGTAGCCGTTCATGACGAACTGCACGGCAAGCGCGATCTGCAGGATCCAGACGACGACGTTGCCGATCTTCGCCGCGGTTGAGGTCTGCTCAGGCATGACGGGATCCTCCCACCGCGACCACCGCGTTGCGCCGCAGCCACAGCACATCGCGACCGAACGACCACACCAACGATGCCAGCGCGAGACCAACGACGACAGCGGCGAACGGGATGACACCGGAAGCCGCCACCACGAGGAAGATCCCCTGCACCGCGGCCACGACCTTGCGCGCGTAGCTGGCCGGAAGCGGCGCGTTCAGCCAGCGGAGCTTCCACGACGCGGCGACGAACACGTAGCGCATGAGCCCGATCGCGAGCACCCACGGACCCATGTGCACGGCCACGTACGCGCTCAGCACCAGGATCAGGAACGCGTCGACCTCCATGTCGAACCTCGCCCCCAGCGCGGTCGACGTCCCGGTGCGGCGCGCGACCTGGCCGTCCACCCAGTCCAGCGACAACGCGACCGCCGCCAGCGTCACGACCAGCGCGACCGGCACGTCCTGGCCCGCGCGGTCGGCGACCAGCGCCGTGACCGCGCCGACCAGCAGGCCACGCGCCAGCGTGACCCGGTCAGCGGGACCGAGCGAGGAGATGCGGTGCCGTTGCATGCCGTAGCCGAGGAACGCCCAGGTGGCGAACGCGTAGGCCAGCCCGGCGGCCCACCCGAGCGGCCCGAGCCCCACCGTCAGGGCCACGCCCGCCAGCAGCACGACCTGCACGCCCGCCCACACCCCCGGCTCGAAGGTCACGCGGGACTCCCGCGTGACCTCCAGGGGAACGCGGGGCCCCCGCGTGACAGCGGCGGAGGTGCGGGTGTGCTGAAGTGTGGTCATCGGTGGCCCCTAGTGCGGCGGAGGTGTTGTGAGTGACACGTACGGCGGATGCCTTTTGGCTCAATGAATCCGGAAACGGGGAGGTTCGGCAGGTCACACTGGCCGAGCCCGGTCCGGGTGAGGTCGAGGTGCGCACGCTGTTCTCGGGTGTCAGCCGCGGTACCGAGACGCTCGTCTTCCGCGGTGGGGTGCCGGAGAACCAGTACGCCACCATGCGGGCCCCCTTCCAGGACGGCGACTTCCCGTGGCCGGTCAAGTACGGGTACCTCAACGTGGGCGTCGTCGAACACGGGCCCGAACGACTGCGCGGGCGCACGGTGTTCTGCCTCTATCCACATCAGACTCGGTACGTGGTCCCGGAATCCGCCGTCACCCCCGTGCCGGACGGCGTTCCCGCCGCTCGTGCCGTGCTCGCGGGCACCGTGGAGACGGCCGTGAACGCGGTGTGGGACGCGCGTCCGCTGATCGGCGACCGGATCGCGGTGGTCGGCGGCGGCATGGTCGGGTCGAGCATCGCGGCGGTGCTGGCGACGTTCCCCGGCGCACGGGTCGAACTGGTGGACGCGGATCCGGCGCGTTCGGCCGTCGCCGAGCGGCTGGGGGTCGGGTTCGCGCTGCCTGACCAGGCACTCGACGGCTGTGACCTGGTGTTCCACGCCAGTGCGACGGAGGCCGGGCTCACCACGGCGTTGAACCTGCTCGCGCCGGAGGGCCGGGTGGTCGAGCTGAGCTGGTACGGGGACAAGCGGGTCGCCGTGCCGTTGGGCGAGTTCTTCCACTCGAAGCGGCTCACGATCCGCAGCAGCCAGGTCGGCACGGTCGGCCGCTCGGACCGCTCCTACGCCGAACGCATGGCGCTGGCGCTCGACCTGCTGGCCGACGCCCGGTTCGACGCGTTGATCACCGGTTCCAGTGCGTTCGAGGAGTTGCCCGCCGTCATGCCGAAGCTGGCCGACGGGGAGATTCCGGCGCTGTGCCACCGCATTGACTACGGTCGGGGTCATGTTCCCTCGTGACACCACGGTCGACGTCCGCGACCAGCGCGTGGCCGTGCTCCCGGTCGGCAGCACCGAGCAGCACGGCCCGTTCCTGCCGCTGGCCACGGACGCGGTGATCGCGTGGACCATCGCGTCGGCGCTCGCGGAGGCGTACCCGGTGCGGTTGCTCGCGCCGATCCAGTTCTCCTGCTCGCAGGAGCACGCCGACTGGTCCGGAACCGTCAGCATCTCCGCGCGCACGCTGGTGTCAGTGGTCACGGACATCGCGGAATCGTTGCGGCACAACGGGGTCGAGCACCTCGTGCTGGTGAACGCGCACGGCGGCAACTACGTGCTCTCCAACGTCGTGCAGGAGTCGCGTGGCATGGCGCTCTTCCCCGGTCGCGACGACTGGGCGTTCGCCAGGGCGAAGGCCGGCATCGAGACCTCGGCGTACAGCGACATGCACGCGGGTGAGCTGGAGACCTCGATCCTGCTGCACGCCCACCCCGATCTCGTCCGTCCCGGCTACGACTCCGCTGACCACCTGGCGGAGGACCGGCGGCACATGCTCACCCTGGGTCTGGCGCCGTACACGTCCTCCGGCGTCGTCGGGCGCCCGTCCCTGGCCTCAGCGCACAAGGGCGAGCTCCTGCTCACGGGGCTGGTCGAGTCGTTCCGGCACTACCTCGACCTGTTCGACGGCCTTGCGCCGTGAGGTGAACAGCACGACCGCGCCCGGCAGGCTCGCGATCAACGCGAGCACGCCGTAGACGATGCCGGTGGTGAACCCCTGCTGGGCCCCCAGCCCGGCGGCGCCGAACGCGACCGCGAGGAACGCCTCGCGCGGGCCGAACCCGCCGATGTTCACCGGGATCGCCATCACCAGCAGCGCGACGATGACGACCGGCGCGAGCTGCGTGACGGTGGCGTCCGACCCGGCGGCGCGGGCGGCGACCAGGAACAGCGCGACGTATCCGGCGACCGCACCCGCGGACAGCACGACCACCGCGGGCCAGGTCGTGAACGACAGCAGCCTGATGCCGTCCGCGAGCGTGTTGACCAGGACCTTCTTGATCGGCTTGACGTGCCAGCCGATGACCGCGAGCGCGGCCAGGCAGGCAAGCACGACGGCGACCGTGGTGCCGTCCGGCGCGAAGTCGAGGCCGGGAGCGGGGTGCGTGAGGAACACCGCGACCCCGATCCCGATCAGCACGAACTGGCCGGCGAAGCGCTCGAAGAACACAGCGCGCACACCACGTCCGACGTCACCCGACTCACGCCCGTGGTTCACCGCGCGGTGCACGTCGCCGAGCACGCCCGCAGGCAGAACGGCGTTCACGAGCTGTGCGCGGTAGTAGTCGCTGACCGCGGTCTTCACGGTCAGCGGCAGGCCGAGGCGGCGCGCGACGAGCACCCAGCGACCGGCGCTGAGCAGGGTCGTCGCGAACCCGATCGCCAGTGCGGCGGCGACGGAGAACGCGTCGATCGCGCGCAACCCGTCGAGGAACGCCCCGGTGCCCAGGCGCAGGCCCAGACCCACGAGGATGCCCACCGCCACCAGCAGCCGAAGCCACGGCCAGAAACGCTTCATCACGCAACTCCAGGTAGTGCCAGCAGGTCGACGTGGTGGACCACCGCGGACGCCTCCGACCTGCGGCGCAGGTAGTCGGACGCGTCCGCGGCCAGTGCGGGTTCCTGCTCGACCGCCGCGCCGACCCAGCCCTTCAGCCATTCCCGCTGCAGGGCGTCGGCATTCGTGCGCCAGGGGCTCTGGGCCGTCCGGACCGTCGCCCCCAGTGCCGTGAACGCCTCTTCGGCGGCCTGGGG from Lentzea guizhouensis harbors:
- a CDS encoding lysylphosphatidylglycerol synthase transmembrane domain-containing protein — protein: MKRFWPWLRLLVAVGILVGLGLRLGTGAFLDGLRAIDAFSVAAALAIGFATTLLSAGRWVLVARRLGLPLTVKTAVSDYYRAQLVNAVLPAGVLGDVHRAVNHGRESGDVGRGVRAVFFERFAGQFVLIGIGVAVFLTHPAPGLDFAPDGTTVAVVLACLAALAVIGWHVKPIKKVLVNTLADGIRLLSFTTWPAVVVLSAGAVAGYVALFLVAARAAGSDATVTQLAPVVIVALLVMAIPVNIGGFGPREAFLAVAFGAAGLGAQQGFTTGIVYGVLALIASLPGAVVLFTSRRKAVEQVEVVPERLDQPREQELALVR
- a CDS encoding creatininase family protein, encoding MFPRDTTVDVRDQRVAVLPVGSTEQHGPFLPLATDAVIAWTIASALAEAYPVRLLAPIQFSCSQEHADWSGTVSISARTLVSVVTDIAESLRHNGVEHLVLVNAHGGNYVLSNVVQESRGMALFPGRDDWAFARAKAGIETSAYSDMHAGELETSILLHAHPDLVRPGYDSADHLAEDRRHMLTLGLAPYTSSGVVGRPSLASAHKGELLLTGLVESFRHYLDLFDGLAP
- a CDS encoding CDP-alcohol phosphatidyltransferase family protein: MTTLQHTRTSAAVTRGPRVPLEVTRESRVTFEPGVWAGVQVVLLAGVALTVGLGPLGWAAGLAYAFATWAFLGYGMQRHRISSLGPADRVTLARGLLVGAVTALVADRAGQDVPVALVVTLAAVALSLDWVDGQVARRTGTSTALGARFDMEVDAFLILVLSAYVAVHMGPWVLAIGLMRYVFVAASWKLRWLNAPLPASYARKVVAAVQGIFLVVAASGVIPFAAVVVGLALASLVWSFGRDVLWLRRNAVVAVGGSRHA
- a CDS encoding zinc-dependent alcohol dehydrogenase yields the protein MTRTADAFWLNESGNGEVRQVTLAEPGPGEVEVRTLFSGVSRGTETLVFRGGVPENQYATMRAPFQDGDFPWPVKYGYLNVGVVEHGPERLRGRTVFCLYPHQTRYVVPESAVTPVPDGVPAARAVLAGTVETAVNAVWDARPLIGDRIAVVGGGMVGSSIAAVLATFPGARVELVDADPARSAVAERLGVGFALPDQALDGCDLVFHASATEAGLTTALNLLAPEGRVVELSWYGDKRVAVPLGEFFHSKRLTIRSSQVGTVGRSDRSYAERMALALDLLADARFDALITGSSAFEELPAVMPKLADGEIPALCHRIDYGRGHVPS
- a CDS encoding DoxX family protein gives rise to the protein MPEQTSTAAKIGNVVVWILQIALAVQFVMNGYALFTDQFVAKFDDIGFGQWFRYFTGVLEIATALGLLIPRICGLAALALAGIMAGAALTEMFLVTNGGIDDATMPLVFMVWALVIAVYRREQILGAVRLVRK